The following proteins are co-located in the Pseudomonadota bacterium genome:
- a CDS encoding LysR family transcriptional regulator: MRIAYKVWLDNDGKAFGEGPYRVLKQIEKAGSLHQAAIDLKISYRKAWLIINIIEKKLGFDFLERKIGGLSGGGSNITPSGKAFLKKYEDFRRELEQVLENTYQKHFGV, from the coding sequence ATGAGAATTGCCTATAAAGTCTGGCTCGATAATGATGGAAAAGCTTTCGGTGAAGGACCATATAGAGTTTTAAAACAAATAGAAAAAGCCGGTTCATTGCATCAAGCTGCTATTGACCTGAAAATTTCTTATAGGAAAGCGTGGCTTATAATCAATATTATTGAAAAAAAGCTCGGTTTTGATTTTCTTGAACGTAAAATAGGTGGCTTGTCTGGAGGCGGCTCAAATATTACCCCTTCAGGCAAAGCATTTTTGAAGAAATATGAAGATTTTCGCAGAGAACTGGAGCAAGTTCTCGAAAACACATATCAAAAACATTTCGGTGTATAA
- a CDS encoding ATP-binding cassette domain-containing protein, which yields MGLEIRLKKQVTGFSLDVEWHMDNEILVLFGHSGSGKSMTLQLIAGLANPDEGRVCFGEKVLFDDYLKVNLPPQRRSVGYVFQDRVLFPNMTARENIGYGLKNGNKMERNKKIDEMFKLLYLEGLEDKYPGQISGGEKQRVTLARALIGRPEVLLLDEPFSALDNALRIEMRDLLRDIKYRFNVPIVLVSHDMLEAYSIADKIVLYAQGRVAHAGTPQEIFSDPMSSEVDLYMALNFPLLISRH from the coding sequence ATGGGGCTTGAAATAAGACTGAAAAAACAGGTAACAGGTTTTTCACTCGATGTAGAATGGCATATGGATAACGAGATTCTTGTGCTTTTCGGTCACTCCGGATCAGGCAAGTCAATGACGCTGCAATTAATAGCCGGTCTTGCCAATCCCGATGAAGGCCGTGTTTGCTTTGGCGAAAAGGTGCTTTTTGATGATTATTTAAAGGTAAATCTACCACCGCAAAGGCGGTCAGTGGGATATGTCTTTCAGGACCGCGTGCTTTTCCCCAATATGACAGCCCGTGAAAACATCGGATATGGTTTGAAAAATGGCAATAAAATGGAAAGAAACAAAAAAATAGATGAAATGTTCAAGCTTCTCTATCTCGAAGGACTTGAAGACAAATATCCAGGGCAGATATCCGGCGGAGAAAAACAACGGGTAACCCTTGCACGGGCACTCATCGGAAGACCGGAGGTGCTTCTTTTAGACGAACCCTTTTCGGCCCTTGACAATGCATTGCGTATAGAGATGAGGGATCTGTTGAGAGATATTAAATACCGCTTTAATGTTCCTATTGTACTTGTAAGTCATGATATGCTTGAAGCTTATTCTATAGCTGATAAAATTGTGCTTTATGCTCAGGGCAGGGTTGCTCATGCCGGTACGCCGCAAGAAATATTTTCCGACCCCATGTCTTCCGAGGTTGACTTGTACATGGCACTTAACTTTCCTTTGCTCATATCGAGGCACTGA
- a CDS encoding phenylalanine--tRNA ligase beta subunit-related protein, with translation MIFSVDSKFFDIFPALEIGVLVCEIENKRYGEDRLEAILEDIKKNFPYKSPQEHPHIRVWREAFKKLGISSSKYYSSIESLIRRALKDGPFPRINPVVDLYNGISLKYLVPMGGHAIAPIEGDISLCFAEGCETFIPMEGGEQEVVDRGEVIYKDENEVLTRRWVWRQCNKDKVTVETTSMFIPIDVMEGLSQGLCWKIMDDMEQSLLQNGYGRVTHKDILTKDRLSTQFDI, from the coding sequence ATGATTTTTTCTGTAGACAGTAAGTTTTTCGACATTTTCCCTGCGCTTGAAATCGGTGTTCTTGTCTGTGAAATAGAAAATAAACGATACGGTGAAGACAGGCTTGAAGCTATTCTTGAAGATATAAAAAAAAATTTTCCGTATAAAAGTCCTCAGGAACACCCACACATCAGGGTTTGGAGAGAAGCATTTAAAAAACTCGGAATTTCTTCATCAAAATATTACAGTTCTATCGAATCACTTATAAGACGAGCCTTAAAGGATGGTCCCTTCCCCAGAATAAACCCTGTTGTTGACCTTTATAATGGAATCTCTCTGAAGTACCTTGTTCCTATGGGCGGTCATGCTATTGCGCCGATAGAAGGTGATATCAGCCTTTGTTTTGCAGAAGGGTGCGAAACCTTTATTCCTATGGAAGGCGGTGAGCAGGAGGTAGTGGACAGAGGTGAGGTTATTTATAAGGATGAAAACGAGGTACTTACCAGAAGATGGGTGTGGAGACAATGTAATAAAGATAAAGTGACGGTTGAGACAACATCCATGTTTATCCCTATAGATGTAATGGAAGGGCTTTCTCAAGGATTATGCTGGAAGATCATGGATGATATGGAACAGAGTTTGTTGCAGAACGGTTACGGTAGAGTTACACATAAGGACATTCTTACCAAAGACAGACTTTCCACACAATTCGATATATAA
- the modB gene encoding molybdate ABC transporter permease subunit, producing MDNSILFSLRLSFQVAMISTVFVAIVGICIAYLLARKDFKGKEFLDMLFTLPMVLPPTVTGYYLIILFGRNGFIGSYIYHFTGWSIMFTWYAAALASFVVSLPLMIKITRAAFESIDKNLIHASYTLGHSELMTALKVILPISKKGVIAGIVLSFARALGEFGATLMVAGNIPGKTNTMPITIYALANSGEWSKANIIVIFFTALSGLFLYIANKFSKRMF from the coding sequence ATGGATAACTCAATATTATTTTCGTTAAGGCTCTCCTTCCAGGTTGCCATGATATCTACGGTTTTTGTTGCTATTGTCGGTATATGTATTGCCTATCTGCTTGCAAGAAAGGACTTCAAAGGAAAGGAGTTTTTGGACATGCTCTTTACTTTGCCGATGGTTTTGCCTCCTACTGTCACCGGTTACTATCTTATCATCCTTTTCGGGAGAAACGGTTTCATCGGGAGCTATATTTATCACTTTACAGGATGGAGCATTATGTTCACCTGGTATGCTGCAGCGCTTGCATCGTTTGTCGTATCACTTCCCCTGATGATAAAAATAACACGTGCTGCTTTTGAATCGATCGATAAGAACCTTATCCATGCATCATATACACTTGGCCACTCGGAACTCATGACAGCCTTAAAAGTAATACTGCCAATTTCGAAAAAAGGGGTTATAGCCGGTATAGTCCTGTCATTTGCGCGAGCTCTTGGCGAATTCGGCGCAACTCTGATGGTTGCAGGCAATATACCCGGAAAAACGAATACAATGCCCATAACCATATATGCGCTGGCTAACAGCGGGGAATGGTCTAAGGCAAATATTATTGTAATCTTTTTTACCGCTCTTTCGGGCTTGTTTCTTTATATAGCAAACAAATTCAGTAAGAGGATGTTTTAA
- a CDS encoding F0F1 ATP synthase subunit epsilon gives MLNFEIITPEKLLVQEEVDMVEATGELGEFGVLPGHIKFLTTIGIGEVRYIKAGKTKHIATSGGFGEVTEDKVTFLVETAEFAEEIDLERAKRAKEHAESTLKDIPTDNADDLIIYELALQRALLRISTASKRL, from the coding sequence ATGCTTAATTTTGAAATAATAACTCCTGAAAAACTGCTTGTGCAGGAAGAAGTTGATATGGTGGAAGCAACCGGAGAGCTCGGTGAATTCGGCGTTCTTCCAGGTCATATAAAATTCCTGACGACTATCGGCATCGGAGAAGTACGGTATATAAAAGCAGGCAAGACAAAACACATTGCGACTAGCGGTGGTTTTGGGGAAGTTACAGAGGACAAGGTTACATTTCTTGTGGAAACCGCAGAATTTGCAGAGGAAATTGACCTTGAACGAGCAAAACGAGCAAAGGAACATGCAGAATCAACCCTTAAAGACATACCCACAGATAATGCCGATGATTTAATTATATATGAACTTGCCCTGCAACGGGCATTATTAAGGATATCTACGGCTTCCAAGAGACTTTAA
- the modA gene encoding molybdate ABC transporter substrate-binding protein produces the protein MFRQSSKKRFFKDACNRKFHMTGSIILCICITLIASISYSTVAAPSDEITVSAAASLTNSFREIAADFEVNKKNVKVHLNFASSGDLMRQIEGGAPVDVFASAAAREMDELEKKKLIVAGTRCNFAENGIVLIKQTSSRNALKTFSDLKNPDIKKIAIGNPASVAAGMYAEQALRYLKIWDNIKDKLIYGEHVRQVLDYVARGEVDAGIVFSTDASVRAKDVTVVMAAPESSYNKALYPIAVVRDAKNEALSRLFVDFVLSPEGKKILEKYGFKSMK, from the coding sequence ATGTTTAGACAATCGAGTAAAAAAAGATTTTTTAAGGATGCATGCAACAGAAAATTCCATATGACAGGCAGTATTATTTTATGTATATGCATTACGCTTATTGCTTCAATTTCTTATAGCACAGTAGCGGCACCGTCAGATGAAATAACAGTATCGGCAGCAGCAAGCCTGACGAATTCTTTTAGAGAAATTGCGGCAGACTTTGAAGTAAATAAGAAAAATGTAAAGGTGCACCTGAATTTTGCCTCGTCAGGGGATCTTATGCGTCAGATAGAAGGTGGTGCACCGGTGGATGTATTTGCTTCAGCGGCAGCAAGGGAGATGGACGAACTTGAGAAAAAAAAACTGATAGTTGCAGGAACAAGGTGCAATTTTGCAGAAAACGGTATTGTGCTTATCAAGCAAACATCTTCAAGGAATGCATTGAAGACCTTCAGCGATTTGAAAAATCCTGATATAAAAAAGATTGCAATAGGCAATCCGGCGAGTGTAGCTGCAGGCATGTATGCAGAACAAGCACTCAGGTACTTGAAAATTTGGGATAACATTAAGGACAAATTGATTTACGGTGAACACGTTAGGCAGGTCCTTGATTATGTGGCAAGGGGCGAAGTGGATGCCGGTATTGTTTTTTCAACCGATGCATCTGTAAGGGCTAAGGATGTTACGGTTGTGATGGCAGCCCCGGAAAGTAGTTACAACAAGGCTTTATATCCGATCGCTGTAGTCAGGGATGCAAAAAATGAAGCTCTTTCAAGGCTATTTGTTGATTTTGTGTTATCCCCTGAGGGTAAAAAAATACTTGAAAAATATGGTTTTAAATCCATGAAATGA